The following proteins are encoded in a genomic region of Bubalus kerabau isolate K-KA32 ecotype Philippines breed swamp buffalo chromosome 15, PCC_UOA_SB_1v2, whole genome shotgun sequence:
- the COMMD9 gene encoding COMM domain-containing protein 9 has translation MAALTAENFAALQSLLKASSKDVVRQLCQESFSSSALGSKNLLDVTCSSLSVTQEEAEQLLQALHRLTRLAVFRDLSSAEAILALFPENFHQNLKNLLTKIILEHISTWRAEAQANQISLPRLVDLDWRVDIKTSSDSISRMAVPTCLLQMKIQEDPSLCGDRPSVSAITVELSKETLDTMLDGLGRIRDQLSAVASK, from the exons GCCTCCTCGAAAGATGTTGTCAGACAGCTGTGCCAAGAGAGCTTTTCCAGTTCAGCCCTTGGCTCCAAGAATCTCTTGGATGTTACGTGTTCCAGCTTGTCCGTGACCCAGGAGGAGGCAGAGCAA TTGCTCCAAGCCCTGCACCGCCTCACCAGGCTGGCTGTGTTCCGTGACCTCTCCTCTGCCGAGGCGATTCTGGCACTCTTTCCTGAAAATTTCCACCAAAACCTCAAAAACCTGCTGACAAAAATCATCCTGGAACACAT ATCTACTTGGAGAGCTGAAGCCCAAGCGAATCAGA TCTCTCTGCCGCGCCTGGTGGACCTGGACTGGAGGGTGGACATCaaaacctcctcagacagcaTCAGCCGCATGGCCGTCCCCACCTGTTTGCTCCAGATGAAG atccaggaagatcccagtcTCTGTGGGGACAGGCCCTCCGTGTCGGCCATCACCGTGGAGCTGAGTAAGGAGACGCTGGACACGATGTTAGATGGGCTGGGCCGCATCCGGGACCAGCTGTCCGCCGTGGCCAGCAAGTGA